One genomic region from Sulfuriflexus mobilis encodes:
- a CDS encoding sulfhydrogenase subunit delta yields the protein MATKPTVSVHKFSSCDGCQLAFLNMGESLLALTELVDLSHFLEAGLDNEDARVDIAFIEGSVSTPDDQARLECIRANSGYLVTIGACATAGGIQALRNMADASAWTQAIYASPEYIRSLDTATPIREHVKVDLELWGCPVNSRQLLAAIRALLFGVAPVEENDKVCLECKRRDNVCVLVAHGTPCMGPVTRTGCGALCPAFGRDCYACYGPAENSNTESLARRFIGLGLAADQVARRFLSINSAAPEFNATGRRWQEGEPND from the coding sequence ATGGCGACGAAGCCGACAGTCTCCGTGCACAAGTTCAGTTCCTGCGACGGTTGCCAGCTGGCCTTCCTCAACATGGGTGAGTCACTGCTGGCCCTGACCGAGCTCGTTGACCTGAGCCACTTTCTCGAGGCGGGGCTGGATAATGAAGACGCCCGCGTCGATATCGCCTTTATCGAGGGCAGTGTCTCGACACCCGATGACCAGGCACGCCTGGAATGTATTCGCGCCAACAGCGGTTACCTGGTCACTATTGGCGCCTGTGCCACCGCGGGGGGCATTCAGGCGTTGCGCAACATGGCCGATGCCAGTGCCTGGACGCAGGCCATTTATGCCAGCCCCGAATATATAAGGAGTCTTGATACGGCAACGCCGATCCGTGAACACGTCAAGGTGGACCTGGAGTTGTGGGGGTGCCCGGTGAACAGCCGTCAGTTGCTGGCGGCCATACGCGCGTTGCTGTTCGGTGTGGCTCCGGTGGAGGAGAACGACAAGGTCTGTCTGGAATGCAAACGCCGCGATAATGTCTGCGTGCTGGTGGCGCATGGTACGCCCTGCATGGGGCCGGTGACACGCACCGGCTGTGGCGCCTTGTGCCCGGCCTTTGGTCGCGACTGCTATGCCTGCTACGGACCGGCGGAAAACAGTAACACCGAATCACTGGCGCGACGCTTCATCGGGCTTGGCCTGGCCGCAGACCAGGTGGCGCGACGCTTCCTCTCCATCAACAGTGCCGCGCCCGAATTCAATGCGACCGGCCGCCGTTGGCAGGAGGGCGAGCCGAATGACTGA
- a CDS encoding nickel-dependent hydrogenase large subunit, translated as MTERKEIRINVPALARVEGEGALGLVIRDGAIQDLQLRIYEPPRYFEKFLEGRDYTEVCDIVARICGICPVAYQMSAVQALEDIVGFEAPAWLSALRRVMYCGEWIQSHSLHIHMLAAPDFLGFNSIIEMGKTYPDEVRRGLMLQGLGNDLISLLGARSVHPIGIKVGGLHHLPSAQARQVMRERLIAALPEAEALLRWTASLALPDDEQDFVSVALRHATDYPIDGGRLVSSDGLDIPIEEFEQHVEEQHVPHSTALHALLHGQPYLVGPLARLNLNRDRLPPMLRELLDETGISFPSRNMFHSIVARAAEIWLAIFEAARLLEVEFDTQQACPTPAPRAGTGFGCTEAPRGILWHRYAMNARGQVGAARIVPPTSQNQSRIEQDLHNALNRFGLDKAEEAIRLHAEMVIRNYDPCISCATHFLKLDMQRDSIQETSAPQTSWQRVVVLGIGTAQTADDVGLRLLEQLQQDTVLAPYLADRLALYTTGQPALDWQRYIRSGDRVFVIDALLADVMPDRLVVFDGAALAPATGTLSSHAIGLRDALLLSPLWGQETNAVTVLGIRVGVEGEQPPDTDELQQLAEQVRERVLTDLLPMIKG; from the coding sequence ATGACTGAGCGTAAGGAGATCCGCATCAATGTGCCGGCACTGGCACGCGTCGAGGGCGAGGGCGCACTCGGGCTGGTGATCCGTGATGGCGCCATCCAGGACCTGCAACTGCGTATCTACGAGCCGCCGCGTTACTTCGAAAAGTTTCTTGAGGGACGTGACTACACCGAGGTCTGCGATATCGTCGCGCGCATCTGCGGCATCTGCCCGGTCGCCTACCAGATGAGCGCGGTGCAGGCGCTGGAGGACATCGTCGGCTTCGAGGCACCGGCCTGGTTATCGGCACTACGCCGCGTGATGTACTGCGGCGAATGGATCCAGAGCCACAGCCTGCACATCCATATGTTGGCAGCGCCGGATTTCCTCGGTTTCAACAGCATCATCGAGATGGGCAAAACGTATCCTGACGAGGTGCGCCGTGGTTTGATGTTACAGGGGCTGGGCAATGACCTCATCAGCCTGCTCGGCGCCCGTTCCGTGCACCCGATCGGTATTAAAGTCGGTGGCCTGCATCACCTGCCCAGTGCGCAGGCGCGGCAGGTGATGCGGGAAAGGCTCATCGCCGCCTTGCCGGAGGCCGAGGCGCTGTTGCGCTGGACGGCGAGCCTGGCGCTGCCCGACGATGAGCAGGACTTTGTCAGTGTCGCCCTGCGGCATGCGACAGACTACCCGATAGACGGTGGTCGATTGGTCTCCAGCGACGGCCTGGATATCCCTATCGAGGAATTTGAACAACATGTCGAGGAACAACACGTCCCGCACTCCACCGCCCTGCATGCCCTGTTGCACGGCCAGCCTTATCTCGTCGGCCCCCTGGCGCGGCTTAACCTGAACAGGGATCGGCTGCCGCCGATGTTGCGCGAACTCCTCGATGAGACGGGCATCTCGTTTCCGAGTCGCAACATGTTTCACAGCATTGTCGCCCGCGCCGCCGAGATATGGCTGGCCATCTTTGAGGCCGCACGCCTGCTCGAGGTGGAGTTCGATACGCAGCAGGCCTGTCCAACACCTGCGCCGCGGGCCGGTACGGGTTTTGGTTGCACCGAGGCACCACGCGGTATCCTCTGGCATCGTTATGCCATGAATGCACGCGGGCAGGTCGGCGCCGCGCGTATCGTACCGCCGACCAGCCAGAACCAGTCGCGTATCGAGCAGGACCTGCACAATGCACTCAACCGCTTCGGCCTGGACAAGGCCGAAGAGGCCATTCGCCTGCACGCTGAGATGGTGATCCGCAATTACGACCCGTGCATCTCCTGCGCAACACACTTTCTTAAACTGGATATGCAACGGGACAGTATCCAGGAAACCTCAGCACCGCAGACAAGCTGGCAGCGAGTGGTGGTGCTGGGTATTGGCACGGCGCAGACGGCCGATGATGTCGGCCTGCGCCTGCTGGAGCAATTACAACAGGATACTGTGCTGGCCCCCTATCTGGCTGACAGGTTGGCACTGTATACCACTGGCCAGCCCGCGCTGGACTGGCAGCGTTACATACGCTCGGGTGACAGGGTCTTTGTTATCGATGCGTTGCTCGCCGATGTAATGCCTGACCGCTTGGTGGTGTTTGATGGTGCTGCGCTGGCGCCTGCGACCGGCACGTTATCCAGTCACGCCATCGGTTTGCGCGATGCCTTGCTGTTGTCGCCGTTGTGGGGGCAGGAGACCAATGCCGTCACCGTGCTGGGTATTCGTGTCGGCGTGGAGGGTGAACAGCCGCCTGATACCGACGAATTACAGCAGCTGGCCGAACAGGTTCGAGAGAGAGTGCTTACCGACCTCCTGCCCATGATAAAGGGGTAA
- a CDS encoding PEP/pyruvate-binding domain-containing protein translates to MRCILFVLVIGLSMTGQAGDKPTNQTNKEFSRWVEAFKLSAKGPFNQIRWYCKDGTVLPPQAGACAKHGGGIQHGQWNEQTRKLRASGYYIGNVLAAVETDAVIGTAGQRQALKQILLERYLMAADDGWIFRGARYYRGAMQIEDEVVGARRLLIALSQAQQNRPRDFLLLRVAARLLPHGEESTDVARVRQLSTQLGERDAGFEKLRNKIHSQPDIGDAARVRDYAAEHVARNLAQDYLQLADAIDAVYRPGQVDSTLAALVRSLPRRLIADKFRRGRHAFKQDPAPAERLHLAARLLAVLRDEFPYLTSPVQWLDTLDVSLALEREVFTAGAALREGLGKQSRRQRIVLLKDVAMALYGSGEISSRQWQSVSDVLEQLLRDNISLSEYRQHLRYLSRLPGWIDRAYQFHFAETVAHLAAIEAKTSRFIPDQLRGGAALFGSALLDGLSIDADRLAQVSHSLFGKPVGSGLRMLNPGLARGTLHTDTDANSQTLQADGIYVLPETMPELPPVTGILTLGEGNMLSHIQLLARNLGIPNVVIDDRVHSVLRHDDGSKVVMAVSPGGRVLLERDGPKWERIFGSAGPLAHERIDANVQKLDLQVRDLFGLGQLRATDAGRIAGPKAANLGELRYQFPGNVPSGVVIPFGVFYALLQQPGKETGQTLFEWMQAEYRRMDSLVGEPQQQARHRFLKTLRERILHSDPGVEFRTQLREALHRHLGEEDNYTLFVRSDTNMEDLPGFTGAGLNLTVPNVKGFDALLDAIRQVWASPFTERAFNWRQRRMQQPEHVYVSVLLMPSVAVDKSGVMVTADVAADKPGWITVAMNEGVGGAVQGQAAEELRINVASGQVQLLAEASSPVRRVLNAQGGLDSLPVSASEEVLSAEEIRQLRDLARELPRRFPMQDEQGQAAAIDVEFGYYADKLILFQARPYLASRSAQKNQYLKDLDAGLHDSGQQRIVLDDVPAE, encoded by the coding sequence ATGCGGTGCATTTTATTCGTTCTGGTCATCGGCCTTTCGATGACAGGGCAGGCGGGTGATAAGCCGACAAACCAGACGAATAAAGAATTCTCCCGCTGGGTCGAGGCCTTCAAACTGTCAGCAAAAGGGCCTTTTAATCAGATCCGCTGGTATTGCAAGGACGGCACCGTGTTACCGCCACAGGCCGGGGCTTGCGCCAAACATGGCGGCGGTATCCAGCATGGTCAATGGAATGAGCAAACACGAAAACTCAGGGCGTCCGGTTATTACATAGGCAATGTCCTTGCCGCCGTGGAGACGGATGCCGTCATAGGTACGGCCGGACAGAGGCAAGCCCTCAAGCAAATCCTCCTCGAGCGCTACTTGATGGCGGCCGATGATGGCTGGATATTTCGTGGCGCACGTTATTACCGTGGCGCTATGCAGATTGAGGATGAGGTCGTCGGCGCCCGGCGTTTGCTCATTGCCCTCAGTCAGGCACAACAAAACCGCCCCCGGGATTTTTTGTTATTGCGGGTCGCGGCGCGACTGCTGCCGCATGGCGAGGAGAGCACGGATGTGGCCCGGGTGCGGCAGTTATCCACGCAGCTCGGTGAGCGGGATGCGGGCTTCGAGAAGTTGCGTAACAAGATCCATTCCCAGCCCGATATCGGCGATGCCGCCCGTGTGCGTGACTATGCGGCCGAGCACGTGGCCAGGAATCTGGCGCAAGACTACCTGCAGCTCGCCGATGCCATTGACGCCGTGTATCGGCCCGGGCAGGTGGATAGCACGTTGGCCGCGTTGGTACGCAGTCTGCCGCGGCGGCTGATCGCCGATAAGTTCCGTCGTGGCCGCCATGCGTTCAAGCAGGACCCGGCCCCGGCAGAACGACTGCACCTGGCCGCACGCCTGCTGGCCGTGTTGCGGGATGAATTTCCCTACCTGACGAGCCCGGTGCAATGGCTGGATACACTGGATGTCAGCCTGGCCCTGGAACGTGAAGTCTTTACCGCCGGTGCCGCCCTGCGTGAGGGGCTTGGCAAACAAAGTCGCCGCCAGCGTATCGTCTTGCTCAAGGATGTGGCGATGGCACTGTACGGCAGTGGTGAAATCAGTTCACGGCAGTGGCAGAGTGTGTCAGACGTTCTCGAGCAGTTATTGCGCGACAATATCAGCCTGTCCGAATACCGCCAGCATTTGCGTTACCTGTCACGTCTGCCGGGTTGGATCGACCGCGCTTACCAGTTCCACTTTGCCGAGACGGTTGCGCACCTCGCTGCCATCGAGGCGAAGACCTCGCGTTTCATCCCGGATCAGCTGCGCGGCGGTGCGGCATTGTTTGGCTCTGCGCTGCTCGATGGCCTGAGTATCGATGCCGATCGCCTGGCACAGGTCAGTCATAGTCTGTTTGGCAAGCCGGTGGGTAGCGGCCTGCGCATGCTGAACCCCGGCCTGGCCCGTGGCACCCTGCATACGGATACAGATGCCAATAGCCAAACATTACAGGCTGACGGCATATACGTGCTGCCGGAGACGATGCCGGAGTTGCCGCCGGTAACGGGCATCCTCACGCTTGGCGAGGGCAATATGCTTTCCCATATTCAGCTCCTGGCCCGCAATCTCGGCATCCCCAATGTTGTCATTGATGATCGCGTTCACAGCGTGTTGCGACACGATGATGGCAGCAAGGTGGTCATGGCCGTGAGTCCGGGGGGGCGGGTACTGCTCGAGCGGGACGGGCCAAAATGGGAACGCATCTTTGGCAGTGCCGGTCCCCTGGCCCATGAACGTATCGATGCGAACGTGCAGAAACTCGACCTACAGGTTCGCGACTTGTTTGGCCTCGGGCAGTTGCGCGCCACTGATGCCGGGCGCATTGCCGGGCCGAAGGCCGCCAACCTTGGTGAGCTGCGGTATCAATTTCCCGGCAACGTCCCGTCGGGTGTCGTGATCCCCTTTGGTGTATTTTACGCCCTGCTGCAACAACCTGGGAAGGAAACGGGACAGACCCTGTTCGAGTGGATGCAGGCAGAGTACCGGCGCATGGATAGCCTCGTGGGTGAGCCACAGCAGCAGGCCCGGCACAGGTTTCTCAAGACACTGCGTGAGCGGATCCTGCACAGTGACCCGGGAGTAGAATTTCGTACGCAACTGCGTGAGGCCCTGCACCGACATCTCGGTGAAGAGGATAATTACACACTGTTTGTGCGCAGTGATACCAACATGGAAGACCTTCCCGGTTTCACCGGGGCGGGCCTGAACCTGACCGTGCCGAATGTGAAAGGCTTCGATGCACTGCTTGATGCCATCAGGCAGGTGTGGGCCTCACCGTTTACTGAACGCGCCTTCAATTGGCGACAACGGCGCATGCAACAACCCGAGCATGTGTATGTTTCTGTATTGCTCATGCCCAGTGTTGCGGTAGACAAATCGGGTGTCATGGTCACGGCCGATGTTGCCGCGGATAAACCGGGTTGGATCACGGTGGCCATGAATGAAGGTGTCGGTGGCGCGGTGCAGGGACAGGCCGCCGAAGAGCTGCGTATTAACGTAGCGAGCGGCCAGGTGCAGTTGCTGGCCGAGGCCAGCAGCCCTGTGCGCCGGGTTCTCAATGCACAAGGCGGGCTGGATAGCTTGCCGGTCTCCGCGAGTGAGGAGGTACTGTCAGCAGAGGAAATCCGCCAATTGCGCGACCTGGCGAGGGAGTTGCCGCGGCGTTTCCCGATGCAGGACGAACAGGGGCAGGCCGCGGCGATCGATGTGGAATTCGGTTATTATGCAGACAAACTGATACTTTTCCAGGCGCGGCCCTATCTGGCGAGTCGCAGTGCGCAGAAGAACCAGTATCTGAAAGACCTGGATGCCGGGTTGCATGACAGTGGGCAACAACGCATCGTGCTTGATGATGTGCCAGCGGAATAA
- a CDS encoding serine hydrolase, which yields MKTIGGLVFLLALLIWRPFAFAYPIDGAALTGIERLEGYRQAQINKNYGRLLPRGARLTTAEVDLRLTSRTALDVPTADADFSREVVALLQELSQGQADDFGLAVLDLSDSAHPVYAEHRADVRFNPGSVGKLGVAMGVFQALASAWPDDVEARRRVLREAQVVADAFIYHDHHKVPFWDPQAQRLSSRKLHEGDTANLWTYLDWMLSASSNAAASMTMKHMMLLSQFGREYPLGGDREQDFFSRTPRSELSRLLARAFRDGLDASSVDSNRFRQGSFFSATGKRLVPGQNSYATPRELMRFLLHLEQGKVVDDFSSREIKRLLYMTQRRIRYASSPALDDAAVYFKSGSYYRCKSEEGFKCRKYRGNAVNLLNSVAIIESPAGKADGLFYMVVMTSNVLKKNAALLHQDIGTRLHRLIERRHAVRP from the coding sequence ATGAAGACGATTGGTGGTTTAGTGTTTTTACTGGCGCTGTTGATATGGCGGCCGTTCGCATTTGCCTACCCGATTGATGGCGCCGCGCTGACCGGTATCGAGCGTCTCGAAGGTTACCGTCAGGCGCAGATTAATAAGAACTATGGACGCTTACTGCCGCGCGGTGCCCGCTTGACCACCGCAGAGGTAGACCTGCGCCTGACCTCACGTACAGCTCTCGATGTGCCCACTGCTGATGCCGACTTCAGCCGCGAGGTGGTCGCCTTGTTACAGGAGCTATCACAGGGGCAGGCCGATGACTTTGGTCTGGCGGTACTCGACCTTAGCGATAGTGCCCATCCCGTGTATGCCGAACACCGCGCCGACGTACGTTTTAATCCCGGCAGCGTCGGCAAGCTGGGCGTGGCCATGGGTGTGTTCCAGGCCCTGGCCAGTGCCTGGCCGGACGATGTCGAGGCGCGCCGGCGAGTGCTGCGAGAGGCGCAGGTCGTCGCCGATGCGTTTATTTATCATGACCATCACAAGGTGCCGTTCTGGGACCCCCAGGCGCAACGCCTCTCCAGCCGCAAACTCCATGAAGGCGATACGGCTAATCTCTGGACGTATCTCGACTGGATGCTTTCCGCCAGTTCCAATGCCGCTGCCTCCATGACCATGAAACACATGATGTTGTTGTCGCAGTTTGGTCGCGAATACCCACTCGGCGGGGACAGGGAGCAAGACTTCTTTAGTCGTACACCGCGGTCAGAACTCAGCAGGCTGCTGGCACGCGCATTTCGGGACGGGCTCGATGCCAGTAGTGTGGACAGCAACCGTTTTCGCCAGGGCAGTTTCTTTAGTGCGACGGGAAAACGGCTGGTGCCTGGTCAGAACAGTTACGCCACGCCCCGCGAGTTGATGCGCTTTCTGTTGCACCTCGAACAGGGCAAGGTGGTGGATGATTTTTCCAGCCGTGAAATCAAGCGCCTGCTGTATATGACCCAGCGGCGTATCCGCTACGCCTCATCACCGGCATTGGATGATGCGGCGGTGTACTTCAAGTCGGGTTCCTATTATCGCTGCAAGAGTGAAGAAGGCTTCAAATGCCGCAAGTACCGCGGCAATGCGGTGAACCTGCTCAATTCCGTGGCCATCATCGAGTCGCCGGCCGGCAAGGCCGATGGACTGTTTTATATGGTGGTGATGACGTCGAATGTGCTGAAGAAGAATGCAGCGCTACTGCATCAGGATATCGGTACGCGATTACACCGCTTAATCGAGCGCCGCCACGCGGTTAGACCCTGA
- a CDS encoding serine hydrolase: MRKLSIALLLAAFIAAPAIAGRSQPPRLADNKDARLQKKLEHVLAELGLNQAARQSRLAVALVDITDEQHPRLASINGRNMMYAASLPKIAILLGAFARIERGDMQLDEKTRATLVKMIRYSSNRAATEMLNRVGKQFLTDLLQSPRYALYDKDHDGGLWVGKEYGKGSAFKRDPLHHLSHGANVFQVARFYYLLETDRLVSPELSREMKAILSKPGINHKFVKGLSANRPGSTIYRKSGSWRQWHADSAIVERDGRRYIAVALANDSKGGRWMEKLIVAMDDLVMQPESGSNRVAALD; encoded by the coding sequence ATGAGAAAACTCTCAATAGCACTACTTTTGGCGGCGTTTATCGCCGCGCCGGCTATTGCCGGGCGTAGCCAGCCGCCGCGCCTGGCCGATAATAAAGACGCCCGTCTGCAGAAAAAGCTTGAACATGTCCTCGCCGAGCTTGGCCTCAACCAGGCAGCCCGGCAAAGTAGACTTGCTGTTGCCCTCGTCGACATCACCGACGAACAGCACCCGCGCCTCGCCTCCATCAACGGCCGCAACATGATGTATGCCGCCAGCCTGCCGAAGATCGCCATTCTGCTCGGCGCCTTCGCGCGTATCGAGCGCGGTGACATGCAGCTGGATGAGAAGACCCGTGCGACCCTGGTGAAGATGATTCGTTATTCCTCGAACCGTGCCGCCACCGAAATGCTCAACCGTGTCGGCAAACAATTTCTCACCGACCTGTTGCAGTCACCCCGTTACGCCCTGTATGACAAGGACCATGACGGTGGTCTGTGGGTCGGCAAGGAATACGGTAAGGGTTCAGCCTTCAAGCGTGACCCGCTGCATCACCTCTCCCATGGTGCCAACGTCTTCCAGGTCGCGCGTTTCTATTACCTGCTGGAAACCGACAGGCTGGTCTCCCCGGAATTGAGCCGCGAGATGAAGGCCATCCTCAGCAAGCCGGGCATCAACCACAAGTTTGTCAAAGGCCTGAGCGCTAACCGCCCGGGTTCGACGATCTACCGCAAGTCAGGCAGCTGGCGACAATGGCATGCGGACAGCGCTATCGTTGAACGCGATGGTCGCCGTTACATCGCCGTGGCACTCGCCAATGACAGCAAGGGCGGTCGCTGGATGGAAAAACTCATCGTCGCCATGGACGATCTGGTCATGCAACCAGAGTCAGGGTCTAACCGCGTGGCGGCGCTCGATTAA
- a CDS encoding NTP/NDP exchange transporter: MESPPQTPSNPRQVAHPGLRTAVLFANFFLIIMALYHLKPASRSLVLEALGSESLPYIWIASAVSLFLLISLYHRILDRYSRLQVVLGSCVVFILSLVLIRVLLIFPGKLVPIVFYVFVDILGVVLVEQFWSLTNSIYSTAEGKRWYGMVGTGGLVGGMAGGGAAALIINYTPLQTPDLLLVAALIIGIIYALTRMMARFRLYVVEPRPSISTAESKNGWRALSHNRYLLLIAAALLLAQLVSPLVEYQYLRIVESLYPDREARTAILSLFFSLMNAVSIFVNVLVTPLVLRYFGVLAGLLVQPLALATTSYGFVLQPTLWPAATMKISDRGLSYSINRASKELLYIPVDPVIMYRAKAWIDMFGYRIFKVFGSMLIIVLTQWTAIATGYADLSWVIISGCVVWILVLINLHREYRLLSHPVTPEAAR, from the coding sequence ATGGAATCACCCCCTCAGACCCCTTCAAATCCTCGTCAGGTGGCGCACCCCGGCCTGCGCACGGCCGTCTTATTTGCCAATTTTTTCTTAATAATCATGGCATTATATCACCTTAAGCCTGCCAGTCGATCGCTGGTGCTGGAGGCACTGGGCTCGGAATCACTCCCCTATATCTGGATCGCCTCCGCTGTCAGCCTGTTCCTGCTCATCAGCCTGTATCACCGCATCCTGGACCGTTACAGCCGCCTGCAGGTCGTGTTGGGCAGCTGCGTGGTGTTTATCCTCTCGCTGGTACTGATACGGGTGTTGCTCATATTCCCGGGTAAACTCGTGCCGATCGTGTTTTATGTCTTTGTTGATATCCTCGGCGTGGTCCTGGTCGAACAGTTCTGGAGCCTGACCAACAGTATCTACAGTACCGCGGAAGGCAAACGCTGGTACGGCATGGTCGGCACCGGCGGGCTGGTGGGGGGCATGGCGGGTGGCGGAGCCGCGGCACTGATCATCAACTATACGCCCTTGCAAACCCCGGACCTGCTATTGGTAGCCGCACTCATTATCGGCATCATCTATGCACTGACCCGCATGATGGCGCGCTTCAGGCTATATGTGGTCGAACCGCGGCCCAGTATTTCGACGGCAGAAAGTAAAAACGGCTGGCGTGCCCTGAGTCATAATCGCTACCTGTTGCTGATTGCCGCCGCGCTGTTACTGGCACAACTGGTATCGCCCTTGGTCGAATACCAGTACCTGAGGATTGTTGAGTCGTTGTATCCCGATCGGGAGGCGCGCACGGCGATCTTGTCGTTGTTTTTCAGCCTGATGAATGCGGTATCGATCTTCGTTAATGTGCTGGTGACACCGTTGGTGCTGCGTTATTTTGGCGTCCTGGCGGGGCTGTTGGTACAACCGCTGGCACTGGCGACGACCTCGTACGGATTTGTCCTGCAGCCGACGCTGTGGCCGGCGGCGACCATGAAGATCAGTGACCGCGGCCTGTCCTATTCCATCAACCGGGCCTCCAAGGAACTGCTTTATATCCCGGTCGACCCCGTGATCATGTACCGGGCCAAGGCCTGGATCGACATGTTTGGTTATAGGATCTTCAAGGTCTTCGGTTCCATGCTCATTATCGTCCTGACCCAATGGACGGCGATTGCCACCGGTTATGCCGACCTGAGTTGGGTGATTATTTCTGGTTGTGTAGTCTGGATACTGGTCTTGATCAATCTGCATCGTGAATACCGGCTACTCAGCCACCCGGTGACGCCCGAAGCCGCTCGGTAA
- a CDS encoding outer membrane beta-barrel protein, with translation MNSNSRAVQRDGVVRCSLVTSLLVLTLMALSTTVSADAPAPSSNADQDRILKELEAEGKAQAPKAKPAEVKPSAPPPAPAKSHAKSQWYVGASAGRTDYDLSESDFDAAFAAAGFTSSTDIEDTDTGYKAFVGWQFHKNFAVELGYVDLGTYDIDTIITAPVSATFNGDADVDGYSLSLVGSYPATDNFSVIGRLGAYFWDVNSQGTASVGATAVNLNGDDSGTDIVLGVGAQYDFNKTIGIRAEYEVYKDVGDEDDIDFLSAGIVVRF, from the coding sequence ATGAACAGTAATTCACGCGCAGTGCAACGCGATGGAGTTGTCCGATGCTCCTTGGTTACCAGTCTACTGGTCTTGACCTTGATGGCTTTGTCCACTACGGTCTCCGCTGATGCCCCGGCACCTTCCAGTAATGCAGATCAGGATCGAATACTTAAGGAACTTGAGGCCGAGGGTAAAGCCCAGGCCCCTAAGGCGAAGCCGGCCGAAGTCAAGCCATCAGCTCCGCCACCGGCACCCGCTAAGTCTCATGCTAAAAGTCAGTGGTATGTTGGTGCAAGCGCTGGCCGCACAGACTACGATCTAAGTGAATCCGATTTTGATGCGGCGTTCGCCGCAGCGGGGTTCACTAGCAGTACCGATATCGAAGATACCGACACAGGTTATAAAGCTTTTGTAGGCTGGCAGTTCCATAAGAATTTTGCTGTCGAACTGGGTTATGTTGATCTGGGTACTTATGATATTGATACAATCATCACAGCGCCTGTATCTGCAACCTTTAACGGTGATGCGGATGTGGATGGTTACTCGCTGTCTCTGGTTGGTTCCTACCCGGCCACAGATAATTTTTCAGTAATCGGTCGCCTTGGTGCCTACTTCTGGGATGTAAATTCACAAGGCACAGCTTCTGTAGGTGCAACGGCTGTCAATCTCAATGGTGATGATAGTGGTACCGACATTGTCCTTGGTGTAGGCGCACAGTATGATTTTAACAAGACTATTGGTATCCGAGCTGAATACGAAGTCTATAAGGATGTCGGTGATGAAGACGACATTGACTTTCTGTCAGCAGGTATAGTCGTACGATTCTAA
- a CDS encoding ArsR/SmtB family transcription factor, whose protein sequence is MFRALSNPNRLALFQRLMTCCVPGTKCDPQQATKVCVGDLGEGLAIAPSTLSHHLKILNDAGLINMQRRGKHIDCWVEPAVLQQLAGFFSH, encoded by the coding sequence ATGTTTCGGGCCCTGAGTAACCCGAATCGGTTGGCGCTGTTCCAGCGCCTGATGACCTGTTGTGTGCCGGGCACGAAGTGTGACCCGCAGCAGGCGACAAAGGTTTGTGTTGGGGACCTCGGCGAGGGGCTGGCGATTGCGCCGTCAACGCTCTCCCATCACCTGAAAATATTAAACGATGCCGGTCTTATCAATATGCAGCGGCGTGGCAAGCACATTGACTGCTGGGTAGAGCCGGCGGTATTGCAACAACTGGCCGGGTTCTTCAGTCACTGA